Proteins encoded together in one Exiguobacterium sp. BMC-KP window:
- a CDS encoding GGDEF domain-containing protein, protein MRYYQHVARTSWIVFGLVALTLLLIGIVHPPTFHPSVSIINTLYLFGLVLLFQFDNVRRGGIYYTFQEGIILFLFLNYGLTYALILSQVGILVFQFMSHRKAIRWKRFVYLYPINALFDLVYISFPAFAYYALGGPIGSSFTYSKAMIPFIGFVITVFLVSYFQCLFVNRFLYLKYDWRRLVKLQSLVYGISMLSALLGIWFYDESPLVAATVSALILFLFKRLLQERGDSLEANDSAKRFDDAKEHLLISRFERETIDSLLLDLPHLLPFSEGWISIQQQRKQVIYNIRTKQPIDVLPLFHSLTADDLHTPIIYGLRCDWGNDIQIGLPVDRHSMLAIPSITSGEVDVSIILFHQVADAYDVTNADELSRLLRIFCRVLERSRETVQLYTESRTDALTELPNSRAFYEHGRQEFAADAYPLSVILFDIDHFKRVNDTYGHKVGDLVLRELGRRIQAIQLQHDDVFAARYGGEEFVLLLRNGSQEAAIHLAETVRHAVMDRPFLVDGHRLSLTVSLGIDTVDEKYQRTFEESLRQADHALYVGGKHNGRNCTAHYANL, encoded by the coding sequence ATGCGCTACTATCAACACGTAGCCCGGACGAGCTGGATTGTCTTCGGTCTCGTCGCTTTGACATTATTATTGATCGGCATCGTTCATCCACCGACCTTCCATCCTTCTGTCTCCATCATCAATACACTTTATTTGTTTGGACTCGTTCTCTTATTTCAGTTCGATAATGTCCGCCGTGGCGGCATTTACTATACCTTCCAAGAAGGAATCATCTTATTTTTGTTCCTGAATTATGGTTTGACGTACGCCTTGATTTTAAGTCAAGTTGGTATTCTCGTCTTTCAATTCATGTCTCACCGAAAAGCGATACGCTGGAAACGTTTCGTGTACCTCTATCCAATCAACGCTCTGTTCGATTTAGTCTATATCTCATTTCCGGCATTTGCGTATTATGCGTTAGGCGGTCCGATTGGCTCAAGCTTTACGTATTCTAAAGCAATGATCCCTTTCATCGGCTTTGTAATTACGGTCTTCCTTGTCTCTTACTTCCAATGTCTGTTCGTTAATCGTTTCCTCTACTTGAAATACGATTGGCGACGTCTCGTAAAGCTTCAATCTCTTGTCTACGGGATTAGCATGTTAAGTGCCCTACTCGGCATCTGGTTCTATGATGAGAGTCCACTCGTCGCAGCAACGGTGTCTGCCTTGATTCTCTTTTTATTCAAGCGTCTGCTCCAAGAACGTGGTGACTCACTCGAAGCAAATGATAGTGCCAAACGATTTGACGATGCAAAGGAACACTTATTGATTTCCCGCTTTGAACGCGAAACGATTGACTCGCTACTCCTTGACTTACCACATCTTCTGCCGTTTTCTGAAGGTTGGATCTCGATTCAACAACAACGGAAGCAAGTCATCTATAACATTCGGACGAAACAACCAATCGACGTGTTACCTCTATTTCATTCACTGACAGCTGACGATTTGCATACTCCGATCATCTATGGTCTTCGGTGTGATTGGGGAAATGACATTCAAATCGGCTTACCTGTTGATCGCCACTCGATGCTAGCCATTCCTTCGATTACAAGTGGAGAGGTCGATGTCTCAATCATCCTGTTCCATCAGGTTGCCGATGCCTATGACGTAACGAATGCTGACGAATTATCTCGTTTACTCCGCATCTTTTGTCGTGTTTTAGAACGCTCTCGTGAAACAGTTCAGCTGTATACGGAAAGTCGGACGGATGCCTTGACGGAATTACCAAATAGTCGTGCCTTTTACGAACATGGTCGGCAAGAATTTGCCGCCGATGCCTATCCACTATCAGTCATTCTGTTCGATATCGATCACTTCAAACGAGTCAATGATACGTATGGTCATAAAGTTGGAGATCTTGTCCTTCGTGAACTCGGACGACGTATCCAAGCGATTCAATTACAACATGATGATGTCTTTGCTGCTCGTTATGGCGGGGAGGAATTCGTCCTCTTACTACGAAATGGTAGTCAAGAGGCTGCTATTCATCTCGCCGAAACTGTCCGCCATGCGGTCATGGATCGTCCTTTCCTCGTCGATGGTCATCGACTTTCGTTAACCGTTAGCCTTGGTATCGATACAGTCGACGAAAAATACCAAAGAACGTTCGAAGAGTCTTTACGCCAAGCCGATCATGCATTGTATGTCGGTGGAAAACACAACGGACGCAATTGTACCGCGCACTATGCAAATCTTTGA
- the argS gene encoding arginine--tRNA ligase, giving the protein MSYKAQYAEVLHQVMEGALSVEQIEQLIEQPKHEDHGDLAFPCFMLAKAFRKAPNMIASDLAEKINAPLFTNVQAVGPYINVFLNREVVSQEIVNQVLKEKETFGSSEANGKTIVTDFSSPNIAKPFSMGHLRSTVIGNALNQISRKKGYDVVGVNHLGDWGTQFGKLMVAYTMWGEEEAVRAEPIKELLKLYVRFHEEAETNPALEDEGRLWFKKLEQGDEQATTLWTWFREVSLVEFNRVYDMLGVKFDSLNGEAFYNDKMQHVIDLLEEKDLLVESEGAMVVDLEAEGMPPALIKKKDGATLYATRDLAAAVYRLETYRFEQAFYVVGGEQALHFKQLFAVLKKLGFENVDGMHHVPFGLIMKDGKKMSTRKGRIVLLEEVLQEAIDVAKKNIAEKNPNLANAEATARQVGVGAVIFHDLKNERMNNIEFDLEHMLKFEGETGPYVQYTNARANSLLRKGGYDGTPFAGSADDHAWGVVSMLNQFSTVIDRAFARREPSIISRYVLDLAQSFNKYYGHVRVLEDDAAKQSRLALVKSVTIVLTEGLRLLGVGAPEEM; this is encoded by the coding sequence ATGAGTTATAAAGCACAATATGCAGAAGTGTTACATCAAGTCATGGAAGGTGCCTTGTCGGTTGAACAAATCGAACAACTAATCGAGCAACCAAAACACGAAGATCATGGTGATCTTGCTTTCCCATGTTTCATGCTCGCAAAAGCATTCCGTAAGGCACCAAACATGATTGCTTCGGACCTCGCAGAAAAAATCAATGCACCGTTATTCACGAACGTTCAAGCTGTAGGTCCCTACATCAACGTCTTCTTGAACCGAGAAGTCGTCTCGCAAGAAATCGTCAATCAAGTCTTGAAGGAAAAAGAGACATTCGGTTCTAGCGAAGCCAATGGCAAGACGATCGTTACGGATTTCTCATCTCCGAACATCGCCAAACCATTCTCAATGGGTCACTTGCGTTCGACGGTCATCGGGAACGCGCTCAACCAAATCTCGCGCAAAAAAGGGTACGATGTCGTTGGTGTCAACCACCTAGGGGACTGGGGAACACAGTTCGGGAAATTGATGGTTGCTTACACGATGTGGGGTGAGGAAGAAGCAGTCCGCGCAGAACCAATCAAAGAATTGTTAAAATTGTACGTTCGCTTCCATGAAGAAGCGGAAACGAATCCAGCACTTGAGGATGAAGGACGCCTCTGGTTCAAAAAACTCGAACAAGGTGATGAGCAGGCGACGACTCTTTGGACGTGGTTCCGCGAAGTCTCACTTGTTGAATTCAACCGTGTCTATGACATGCTCGGTGTTAAATTCGATAGCTTGAACGGTGAAGCTTTCTACAACGATAAGATGCAACACGTCATCGATCTACTCGAAGAGAAAGATTTACTCGTTGAATCTGAGGGAGCAATGGTCGTTGATCTCGAAGCAGAAGGTATGCCACCTGCCTTGATTAAAAAGAAAGATGGCGCAACCCTTTACGCAACACGCGATTTAGCAGCTGCTGTCTATCGTCTCGAAACATACCGTTTTGAACAGGCATTCTATGTCGTCGGTGGCGAGCAAGCCCTTCACTTCAAGCAATTGTTTGCAGTTCTGAAGAAACTTGGGTTTGAGAATGTCGACGGCATGCACCATGTACCGTTCGGTTTAATCATGAAAGACGGAAAGAAAATGTCGACGCGTAAAGGTCGGATCGTCTTGCTTGAAGAAGTACTACAAGAAGCAATCGACGTCGCGAAGAAAAACATCGCGGAAAAAAATCCGAACTTAGCAAATGCCGAAGCGACGGCTCGTCAAGTCGGTGTGGGCGCGGTCATCTTCCATGACTTGAAGAACGAACGGATGAACAATATCGAGTTCGATCTTGAGCACATGTTGAAATTCGAAGGTGAAACAGGACCATACGTCCAATATACGAATGCTCGTGCGAACTCGTTGCTCCGTAAAGGTGGCTATGATGGAACACCATTCGCAGGCAGTGCCGATGATCATGCATGGGGTGTCGTTTCAATGTTGAACCAATTCTCGACAGTCATCGATCGTGCGTTTGCGCGTCGTGAACCATCAATCATTAGCCGATATGTCTTAGATCTTGCACAAAGCTTCAATAAATACTATGGGCACGTCCGTGTTCTCGAAGATGACGCAGCAAAACAATCACGTCTTGCACTCGTCAAGTCTGTCACGATCGTCTTGACAGAAGGTCTTCGTTTACTTGGTGTCGGCGCTCCAGAAGAAATGTAA
- a CDS encoding metallophosphoesterase family protein, whose amino-acid sequence MRYALFADLHSSVADTAAVLADIRRLAPDARLFCLGDIYECHVGKKRAKRYSFESLSLVVTLDDDFLELIDFKTLLGNQEERILSLVPPHLSPVIDALRLCPRKQRIEGALLIHGDQLSWSRDFLPDLSQQHEPLLFFGHSHIRGLFQNGDALPSPLHQPLSIAGERYAVNLGPVVFEREWCLYDTEQQTIVFHQAN is encoded by the coding sequence ATGCGTTATGCCCTTTTTGCGGATCTTCACAGTTCAGTAGCCGACACAGCGGCTGTCCTAGCTGATATACGGCGACTCGCTCCCGATGCGCGTCTATTTTGTCTTGGAGATATTTACGAATGCCATGTTGGTAAAAAGCGAGCGAAGCGCTATTCGTTTGAATCACTCTCCCTCGTCGTGACGCTTGATGATGATTTTTTAGAACTGATTGATTTTAAAACGTTGCTCGGCAATCAAGAAGAACGCATCCTGTCACTCGTCCCGCCGCATCTATCTCCTGTCATCGACGCATTACGTCTTTGTCCTCGAAAACAACGAATCGAGGGGGCGCTATTGATTCATGGAGACCAATTAAGTTGGTCGCGTGATTTTCTGCCTGATCTGTCACAGCAACACGAGCCGCTCCTCTTTTTTGGACATAGTCATATCAGAGGCTTGTTTCAAAATGGGGATGCACTCCCTAGTCCATTACACCAACCCCTATCGATCGCAGGAGAACGTTACGCGGTCAATCTCGGTCCCGTCGTGTTCGAACGGGAATGGTGTCTCTACGATACGGAGCAACAAACGATCGTATTTCATCAAGCGAACTGA
- a CDS encoding carboxymuconolactone decarboxylase family protein encodes MATHFESRHETGVKKLSEFTDTNAAQSTHDKISESLKDIAPAVGEWITDFAYGEVYSRDGLVNRDRAIVTIASLVTQGTEPQLALHINTGLTAGLTGNEIVEAIMHLVPYTGFPRVLNALEVAKVVFAERGITVETE; translated from the coding sequence ATGGCAACTCATTTTGAATCACGTCACGAAACAGGCGTTAAAAAACTCAGCGAATTCACAGACACAAACGCTGCACAATCAACGCATGATAAAATCTCTGAATCCCTGAAAGATATCGCTCCAGCAGTCGGTGAGTGGATCACGGATTTCGCATACGGTGAAGTTTACAGCCGCGATGGTCTCGTCAACCGCGACCGCGCAATCGTCACGATCGCTTCTCTCGTCACACAAGGTACAGAACCACAGCTCGCTCTCCATATCAACACTGGATTGACAGCTGGTTTGACAGGAAACGAAATCGTCGAAGCTATCATGCATCTTGTTCCTTACACTGGATTCCCACGTGTCTTGAACGCACTTGAAGTCGCGAAAGTCGTCTTCGCAGAACGTGGCATCACAGTAGAAACAGAATAA
- a CDS encoding LysR family transcriptional regulator — MDFRQLEYFTEVARFKSFTRAAEHLHVTQPTLSKMVRHLEEELEMELFDRSKRQIVLTDAGETLLVEGEKILRQLSDLPSHLYDVMHLTKGTIRLGVPPLIGSLFFPGLLRRFEEMYPMIQIALIEAGGHALEKAVVAGEVDLIATVLPSDEHLTTHPFIEEELHLFLPSDHPLADRSMIALEEVADMPFVLFNETFSLHDVVLNACQDAGFTPHVSRISSQWDFLCLLVAEGNAVTVLPRSIADRFSIRGVKTIPLKTRVPWHLGIAVPTGRYQSYVTRKWIQFVSDMYSK; from the coding sequence ATGGATTTCCGCCAACTGGAATATTTTACGGAAGTAGCACGCTTTAAAAGTTTCACTCGTGCCGCTGAACATCTTCATGTCACGCAACCAACACTCAGTAAAATGGTCCGTCATTTAGAAGAAGAACTCGAGATGGAACTGTTCGACCGAAGCAAACGACAAATCGTCCTGACGGATGCTGGTGAGACCTTATTAGTTGAGGGGGAAAAGATTTTGCGTCAGTTATCTGACCTACCTTCTCATCTCTATGATGTCATGCATCTGACGAAAGGAACGATCCGCCTCGGTGTTCCTCCATTAATCGGCTCGCTGTTTTTTCCGGGTCTCCTGCGGCGTTTCGAGGAGATGTATCCAATGATTCAAATCGCATTGATCGAAGCAGGTGGACATGCGTTAGAAAAAGCAGTCGTCGCCGGTGAAGTCGATTTAATCGCAACAGTACTTCCTTCAGATGAGCATTTGACGACGCACCCCTTCATCGAAGAAGAACTCCATTTATTTTTACCAAGTGATCATCCTCTCGCCGATCGGTCGATGATTGCGTTAGAGGAAGTCGCCGACATGCCGTTCGTCTTATTCAATGAGACATTCTCACTCCACGACGTCGTCTTGAATGCTTGTCAGGATGCTGGGTTCACACCACACGTTTCCCGGATTAGCTCGCAGTGGGATTTCCTATGTTTGCTTGTCGCAGAAGGAAACGCAGTGACTGTTCTTCCGCGTTCGATTGCTGATCGTTTTTCGATTCGCGGCGTCAAAACGATTCCATTGAAAACGCGTGTGCCATGGCACTTAGGAATTGCGGTTCCGACCGGTCGCTATCAATCCTATGTAACGCGAAAATGGATTCAATTCGTCAGTGACATGTATTCCAAATAA
- a CDS encoding 3-hydroxybutyrate dehydrogenase, which translates to MMKQLEGKVALITGAASGIGLEIAEEFAQEGAKVVIVDLQEEAAKRSAETLREKGFDAFAVAGDVTNEEAIKSSIEQTVAHYGTIDIVINNAGMQHVSPIEEFSTEKFDLLQSIMLRAPFLYTKYVFPIMKKQGSGRILNMSSINGLIGFAGKAAYNSAKHGVIGLTKVAALEGATSGITVNAICPGYVDTPLVQNQLSSLAETRNVPLERVLEEVIYPLVPQQRLLQVKEIADYAIFLASDKAAGVTGQAVVLDGGYTAQ; encoded by the coding sequence ATGATGAAACAACTCGAAGGAAAAGTCGCGTTAATTACAGGAGCAGCAAGCGGAATCGGTCTCGAAATCGCTGAAGAATTCGCTCAAGAAGGCGCTAAAGTCGTTATTGTCGATCTTCAGGAAGAAGCAGCCAAACGCTCAGCCGAAACACTTCGTGAAAAAGGCTTCGATGCGTTTGCCGTCGCGGGTGATGTGACGAATGAAGAGGCAATCAAATCAAGTATCGAACAGACTGTCGCGCATTACGGAACGATTGATATCGTCATTAACAATGCGGGAATGCAGCACGTCTCACCAATCGAAGAGTTCTCAACTGAGAAATTCGACTTGCTTCAAAGCATCATGCTTCGTGCACCATTCCTCTATACGAAATACGTCTTCCCGATCATGAAAAAACAAGGATCTGGACGCATCTTGAACATGTCGTCAATCAACGGATTGATTGGTTTTGCAGGAAAAGCAGCATACAATAGTGCAAAACACGGCGTCATCGGTTTAACGAAAGTAGCCGCATTAGAAGGAGCAACTTCTGGTATTACGGTTAATGCGATTTGCCCAGGATATGTCGATACACCACTTGTCCAAAATCAATTATCTTCACTCGCTGAAACGCGGAACGTACCGCTCGAGCGTGTGTTAGAAGAAGTCATTTATCCACTTGTTCCACAACAACGGTTATTGCAAGTTAAAGAAATCGCGGATTACGCTATTTTCCTTGCAAGTGACAAAGCAGCAGGTGTCACGGGTCAAGCTGTCGTTCTCGATGGTGGCTATACAGCACAGTAA